The genomic stretch GATCGCCGACCTCGGCAAGGGCATCCTGGTCTTCTTCATCGGCCTCGCCACGGTCTTCGCGCTGCTCGGCCTCGCGCTGGTGGTCCAGTACGCCAAGGGCGGCAACGGCGTCCGGGTCTGCTCCATCGTCTACGGCTCGTTCGCGATCATCACCGGCATCTTCATGATCGCCGCGTGGGGCATCGGCCTGCTCATCATCGCCGTGGCGATCCTGCTGATCATCTTCGCGGCGAAGCGGGCCAGCGCGGAGTGGTTCAACCGGCCGCGGTTCTGAGCGCCTCGCACCAGTTCTGTCCGAGGGCCGTGTCCCACCCGAACGAGGTGGGCGCGGCCCTCGCGCGTTGCTTTTGCGTGCCGCCGCAAAAGGGTCGCCGAATCGGCCTCTGCCGGGCGACAGTTGAGGGCAGCGGCGCGTCGCTCCCTGAACGGTTTGCGTCGGCGTCGGCGCCGGGACCGGGGCGTCGGCAACCGCTGGACGGAGGGCCGCCCGTGCTGCTGAAACTGACCATCGTCTGCGCGGTCCTCGCCGCGCTCTCCGCCCTGCTCGCGACCCCGCGGTCACGACGCGAACGGCGGCTGCGCAAGCACGGCCGGGTCGCCACCGCAATCTGCCGGGAGCACCTGAACCCGGCCGACCCGGACGGCCCGATGCGGATCCGCTGCGGCTTCCGAGTCGAGCCGCACCGGGGGGAGTACCGCGTCGTCGTCCGGACCCGGGAGCACGTTCCGCAGGTCGGCGAGGAGCTGCGGATCGCCTACGACCCGGGGGATCCGGGCTTCGCGGAGAACCTGGAGTACATGACGGCTCCGGCGTACGGCCGCGAGGACCTCGTGGTCGTGGGGGTCTGGGTGGCCGCGTACCTCGTGATGGCGTCGTGTGCGGCGGGTGCGGGCTGAAGACGGTTTTGCGGCAGTCCCGTTACACATGCAACTTCCCTTGATCCACTGCCCTCCGTCATCATGATCACGGCAACAGCCACTTCGAACATCTCTTCCACGGGGGAAGGACCCGCATGACATTTCGCATGACCCGCACCCGCCTGGCCACCGCCGCGATCAGCGCCGCCGTCGCCGGCACGCTCGCGGTGAGCGCGTCGCCGGCCTCGGCGTCCGCGTCCAACGGCTATATCAGCGGTGGCGGTTCGTTCTACGACGACTTCGCCGACGAGGGCACCCTGTCGACGGCGTCGTACAAGGACACCAACGCGACCTGCCTGTGGCAGATCATCCTGTACGCCGAGGGCGTCAAGGAGAGCAACGGCACGCAGTTCGACTACGCCGACATCGACGGCAAGTTCGGCTCGAACACCGCGTACGCCACCAAGCAGCTCCAGAAGGCCTGGGGTCTGACGCAGGACGGCAAGGTCGGCAACAAGACCTTCGGCGCGGCCGACGACAAGTGGAACTCCTCCACCCGCGCGGGCGAGCTGGAGTACCGCAGCACCGGCACGACCAACGCCACCAAGTACAAGATCCGGTACCACGGTTCGCGGTACTACTTCGACATCTTCCGTACGGGGGACGGCAAGTACCGCTTCTACCACAAGAACGTGTGGCACTACGCGACGTACAAGTCCAACAGCGGTTGCAGCTGACGCCCGCCCTGCATCACGCGGTTCGGGCCGGCCCTGAATAGGGCCGGCCCGAACTTTCGTACACCTGGCGGGGGTCAGTGGAAGAAGTGCCGAGTCCCCGTGAAGTACATCGTCACGCCCGCCTTCTTCGCGGCCTCGACGACCTGCTCGTCGCGGACCGAACCGCCGGGCTGGACCACGGCCTTGACGCCCGCGGAGGTGAGGATCTCCAGGCCGTCGGGGAAGGGGAAGAAGGCGTCGGACGCGGCGTAGGCGTCCTGGGCGCGTTCGGCGCCCGCCCGCTCCACCGCCAGCTTGGCGGAGTCGACGCGGTTGACCTGGCCCATGCCGACGCCGACCGAGGCGCCGTCCTTG from Streptomyces davaonensis JCM 4913 encodes the following:
- a CDS encoding peptidoglycan-binding domain-containing protein, producing MTRTRLATAAISAAVAGTLAVSASPASASASNGYISGGGSFYDDFADEGTLSTASYKDTNATCLWQIILYAEGVKESNGTQFDYADIDGKFGSNTAYATKQLQKAWGLTQDGKVGNKTFGAADDKWNSSTRAGELEYRSTGTTNATKYKIRYHGSRYYFDIFRTGDGKYRFYHKNVWHYATYKSNSGCS